DNA sequence from the Nitrospirota bacterium genome:
ACAGCAAAGACCTGATCCTTTACCGCGTCTGGGCCTCGGGCGCTGCGGGACCCTGGCTCTGGACGGCAGGTGTCCTGGGTACGTTCATAACCTCTCTGTACACCTTCAGAATGGTCTTCTCCATCTTCTTCGGAACGATGAAGACAGGCATTTCGGCGAGGCCGGGGGCGCTCATGCTCGCGCCCCTCGTCGTGCTGGCTATTCCCTCACTGGTTGCGGGAGTGATCGAGATGCCCGGTACGTTCAGCTATATCGGGGGGAACCTGCACCTCTTCACCAGCCTGATGCACACGGCGCTGCCCCCTTTCGCAGAGGTCCATCTCAGGGGCAGCGTCGAGGTCGTTCTGGAGGCGGTTATCGAGGCTGTACAGCTGTCGGGAATTCTCCTCGCGTATCTTCTGTTCCTCCGCAGGACCGATCTCGCCGCACGGCTCGCGGGGAGCCGCACAGGAGAGGCGGTGCGGAGCATCTGGTACGCGGGCTGGGGCTTCGATCGCCTTTACGATGCCCTGATCGTCAGGCCCTTTCTCTGGGCGGCGCGGGTGAACAGGAATGATGTCATCGATCTCCTCTATCTCGGTGTCGCGCAGTCCGCCCGCGGGCTCAATCGCCTCGCTGTCTCATTGCAGACGGGAAAGGTCCGGTGGTACGCGTCGGGCATGGTCCTCGGCGCGGTCCTGCTCCTGGCGTTCGCGGTGCTGCTATGATACTCCTCTGGTTTGTCCTGCTTCCGCTTATCGGCGGCGTGGTCGCCTGGAGGGTGGAGCGCCTCGATCCCGCGGTGTCGCGCTGGACAGCGCTCATCGTCCTCGCGGTGCTGTTCGGCCTCGCGCTCGGCATGTGGCTCGAACAGAGGGAGTATGCGCAGATGGGGCTGCTCGCGCCGGAGGGCATGTGGCTGGTCGAGCTCGAACGGCCCTGGGTGCCCTCCCTGGGCATAGGCTTCCATCTCGCCATGGACGGCCTCAGCCTGCTCATGGTGCTGCTCACCCTTTTGCTCGGCATCATGGCGGTCGCCGCCTCCTGGACCGAAATAAGAGAGAGAGCGGGGTTTTTCCACCTCCAGCTCCTCTTCATGCTCGCCGGCATCAACGGCGTGTTTCTCGCCATGGACCTCTTCCTCTTCTATTTCTTCTGGGAGCTCATGCTCGTCCCGATGTTTCTGATAATCGACATCTGGGGACACGAGCGCCGCCGCTACGCAGCGGTCAAGTTCTTCATCATCACCCAGGTGAGCGGACTGCTGATGCTCGTCTCGATCCTCGGCCTCTACTTCGTGCACGCCGGAGCAACCGGGGCCTATACCTTCGACTATCCCCGGCTCCTCGGCACGCCTGCAGGAGGCGTCTCCGGCTTCTGGCTCATGATGGGCTTTCTCATCGCTTTTGCGGTGAAGCTCCCGGTCATTCCCTTCCATACCTGGCTGCCCGACGCCCACACCGAGGCGCCGACCGCCGGGAGCGTCATCCTCGCCGGGCTCCTCCTGAAGACCGGCGCGTACGGGATGATCCGCTTCATATTCCCTCTTTTCCCCGACGCCGCATCCGCGGTCGCCCCGGTCGCCATGGCGCTCGGCGTCTTCGGAATTCTGTACGGCGCGGTGCTCGCGTTTGCACAGTCCGACCTCAAGCGGCTCGTCGCCTATACGAGCGTGAGCCACATGGGGTTTGTCCTCCTCGGTCTGTTCGCGGGGAATACCCTCGCCCTCCAGGGAGCGGTGATGGAGATGATATGCCACGGCATCGCCACCGGAGCGCTCTTCATCCTCGTCGGTGCGCTCCAGGAACGGCTCCATACCCGCGAGATGGGTCGCATGGGCGGCCTCTGGGCAGCAGCGCCGCGTATGGGCGCCGCGGCGCTCTTCTTCGCCCTCGCGCTGCTGGGGCTGCCGGGCCTGGGTAATTTTATCGGCGAGTTCCTCGTGCTGCTCGGGGCCTATCGCGTGAATTATGCCGTGACCGCTGTCGCGGCGGTCGGATTGGTTACCGCCGCTGTCTACGCACTATGGATGCTCCAGCGGGTTTTCCAGGGACCGAACCTGCACGAACGGAAGATCCCCGACCTCGATTTCCGGGAGACAGCGGTCATGTCCGTCATGATCGTCCTCCTCGTCTGGCTCGGAATGTATCCCCAGCCGGTGTTCGACATGACAGGAGGACTCTTCGAAGATATGCGGAAGGGAATAGCGCAGGAAGAGCAGGGGATGAGTTATGCATCGGCGCCGGGAGACGCCGCCGATGAGCGCCGCTGACCTCACCGCCTTGCTGCCCCTCATCGTGCTTGCGGCCACACCGGTCGTCGTGATGGTGGTGATCGCCTTTCACCGGAGCCACAGGGTGACCGCGCTCATTACGCTGGCGGGCATGGCAACAGCGTTCGGTATGCTCCGGCAGGCAGCGGCAGCAGGACCGCGCCGGGTGACGGCGCTCCTCGTGATCGACGCCTACGCGCTGTTTTATGTGGGGTTGATCCTGGCTGCGGGCATTATCACCGCTCTGCTCGCGTATGAGTACTTCAGGAGACGGGACGGTGCACCCGACGAGTTCTATATCCTTCTCCTGATTGCGACCGCCGGCGCCGCGGTGCTTGCAGCGAGCAGCCACTTCGCCTCCCTCTTCCTGGGGTTCGAGATGCTCAGCGTTTCGCTCTACGCCATGATAGCCTACCAGCGAGGGAGAGAGCGCAGCGACGAGGCGGGCTTGAAGTACCTGATCCTCGCCGGGACATCGTCCTCCTTCCTCCTCTTCGGGATGGCCCTGGTCTATGCCCGGACAGGGACTATGGAGTTTACCGGCATCGCCGGGAGCGCTGCCGCGATGCAGGGGGAAGCCGTATTCATCAGCGGGCTCATAATGATTATCGTCGGAATAGGGTTCAAACTCGCCCTCGTCCCCTTTCACCTCTGGACTCCCGATGTCTACGAGGGGGCACCGGCCCCGGTGAGCGCTTTCATCGCCACCGTCTCGAAGGGCGCTGTCTTCGCGCTCCTGCTGCGTCTCTTTGCGGTGATGGATATTCACGATTCCCCTGTCCTGACCGCTATATTCGCTCTTCTCGCTGCTGCCTCCATGCTCATCGGCAACATTCTCGCCCTCTTTCAACACAATGTAAAGCGCCTTCTCGCCTATTCATCGATTGCGCAGCTCGGGTATGCGCTGGTGGCGGCCATCGCCGGCGGCGCGCTCTCCGCAACCGCGGTGAGCTACTATCTTGCCGCCTACTTCATAACGATCCTGGGCGCCTTCGGCATTGTCTCTCTCCTTTCGGGGGGCGAGGCCGAGGCCGAGATGATCGAAGAGTACCAGGGGCTCGCCTGGCGGAGGCCCTGGATCGCCGGGAGCCTGACGGCGCTGCTGCTCTCCCTCGCGGGCATCCCGCTCACCGCTGGCTTCATCGGCAAGTTCTATGTGGTCGCCGCAGGGGCGAGGTCGGCCTTGTGGCCGCTGCTCATCGTCCTGGTCATCAGCAGCGCCATCGGGCTCTTCTATTATCTGCGCGTTATCGCCGCCCTGTACGCGCGCGTTCCGGAAGAAAGAGAACGCGCCGGCATAGCGCCGTTCCTTTCCTTCACCGGGAGCGCGGTACTGATACTGCTCATCACCGCGCTCATCGTCCTCGGCATCCATCCCTCGCCGCTCATCGCCCTGCTCGAGACCACCGTGGCCCGCCTGCTGTGAGCGGATGTAAATAAAGCCTGTGGAGGGTCCTTTCGGCTGCCGGTCTACCGCCCGGCTCCATTTTATTGTATGCTGAGTGGTATATCTCGGACGGCGGTGTTGAGTTGAGTTATATAAGATATGTTAAAGTACTATGCTGAAAACGAGATGCGCTTAGCGAAGAGATGATGCGAGGTGTCCGGAGCCATGCCTGAGAACAGAAGTGCGAGAACCGCAGTACTGCTTGCAGAAGACGATGGAGGGATCAGGTTCCTGCTCAAGACGCTCCTTGAGCAGGCCGGCTATGCCGTTATCGAAGCTGCCAACGGCGAGGAGGCGGTGAAGGCGTATATCGGCAACAGGGACGTTATACAGCTCGTTCTGCTCGATGTCATGATGCCCAAGAAGACGAGCAAAGAGGTCTGCGAAGAGATCGGCAAGATCAATCCCGATGTCAAAACGATCCTGATGAGCGGGTATCCCAAGGAAGTTTTACAGGGGAGAGGCCTCCTCGAAGAGGGCGTTGCGTTCCTTTCGAAACCGGTGGACCCCCAGGAGCTCCTGAAGAAAATGTCCGAACTGCTCTCGTAACCATCGCGGGGCCGGGGGCCCCTTCAGCCTTCATCCTTCAGATTGTTCAGGCATGTCTGTTCATGAGGGTTCTCTATGCCGCGTCGGCCGGTCCCTGGCAGCCCCTGAAAACGGCGCCAGGGCAGCGGTCACCCTGGGTTACGTGAGTCTAGAATGAGAGTTCTTTTCGTTTCGAGTCCTTTTCGGCGGTCAGTCCCGACATCTTATACATGAGCGTTTTGTCCTGCCGGGGGATGAAACGCGCATTCAGTCCGCTGATCGAGAATTTAACGCCGCCGTTGACCCCCTCTTTGAGGAGGTTGTCCATCTCGAGATAGGCGACCTTGTAGCCGGTATTGACGCCCTCGTTGATACCGAAGAGCCATCCGCAGGCGAAGCTCGCGGGAATCGACAGGATCACCAGTATACGTTTCAGTTTCTTCATGTTCAGTATGCTCATCTCTCAAACCTCCTTGCGGTGCTTCCAGGGGGGGACCCCCCCTTTGTTACCTCTTATCCGCTTGATGATGAAGCTTTCAGTATACCATCTTTAATCTACCAGTGCAGGGGCCCCCGATGCACCGGAACGATAGGCCTATTAATAATTTTTATGGTCCTGCCCGGTGGCGATGATGCCGGTCCAGCTCGACTCATAGCCCACATGCATCTCTTCAACCGGGGCGTCGACGAGGGAGGGGTAGCTTTCCCCCAGGTCAATCATCAGAGAATAACGCTCCCTGATGGAAAGGGTCTGGTAGAGGGGTGATTCCATCAATATAGAGATAAGTTTACGAAAACCGCAACCGCTCATATACTCACCTCCGGTACGATGTCGAAAAATATATTTCAAGTTGCGTGCCAGCGATGCCCGGAATGGGTGCTATCAGACCGCGATCAATGGATAAATATGCCAATATAACAAAAACTTGCGTACTGGAGAAGAGGCGCCGTCGATGGGACCGGAGCGCCTGTTGTGATAAGCGTGATTATGAGCTTGTCTGAAATGGCCGGGCCATTTTGAGCTATCTATCAGGCCAGCGGGGTGAAATGATCCCGCTGTAGCGCCATGTCATCCTAATGGCGGCAAGGGGGTATCGGTCTCTCCGCAACAGAGAAAAAGAGGCCGTGTGGTTGGAGGGGCACACGGCCGTCAGGAGAAAAGAGTATGTCAGTAATTAAATGGTAGCAGAAAAAAGGAAGCTGTCAACTTTTTTTATTTCTCCCGTGTATCGCGATAGGGCTCGACATCGTCGATCGATACCTTGAAGAGCTGCTCCTCTCCCGGTTTCGTGATAATCAGGTCTTTGCATATCTTGTACTCTTTGCCCTGATAATGGCTTCGGTCGCAGATCTCTTTCACTGTGTAGACCTTTTTCTTGTAGACGACCCTGCCGTGGTGGTGCACGCTCTCCAGGACGCTGTCGATCCTCTGCTGCCTTCCCCGCAGCATCAGTTTTCTCACCAGCAGGGTCGTGAGATATCCTGCTGCCAGAAGGGCGGTCACTACGTACGCGATCTGTTCCATAGTATATTCCTCAGCCTCCTTCGAGAGGGCGCTTCCTTGCGGGCCCCCTCTTCCCAAGCATATAGCATTAAGCATATCCCATGCCAGTGCCGATAATAAAGAGAGATGGTTGAAAACAGGGGGATGATGCCGTACCGCCCTGAAGCGTAAAGGCGTGAACTGGAGGGACTCCCCTACAGGAAGGGAAAAATATTCCTCGCACCTATTCATTAATAATGATCGTGGCGGTGAGCGGTTCGCTTGAATCGACGGCACGGAGCATGGTATGATTGAGACGATGAAGAGATGGTTGATTTTGTTAGCGATGCTGCTCGCGACCGGCGAGGCGAAGGCCGATATTTTCACCTACCAATCGCCCGACGGCTCTGTTCACTTTACGAATTGCCCTGTCGATAAGAGCGGCAGGATCGTTTACAAAGAGCAGCAGACCCCCAAGGAGAGCCCCAAAAAAGAGGCGGCGCCGGTCCGTGCGAAGAGGGAGCCGTCTCCCCGCTCGTTCGACCTCCACTCGCTTGTAGAGGAAAAGGCGCGGCAGCATGACATGGACCCCCAGCTCATCAAGGCGGTGATCAAGGCCGAGTCGAACGGCAACCCCAACGCGGTCTCGCCGAAAGGCGCCTGCGGCCTGATGCAGCTGATGCCCGGCACTGCATCCCTCCTCGGCGTCGCCGATATCTTCGACCCCGAGGAGAACGTCGACGGCGGGACCCGATATCTCAAGTATCTGCTCGAGAAGTTCGGCGGCAACACGGTCCTCGCCCTTGCCGCTTATAACGCAGGGCCGAAGCGCGTCGAGAAGAAGTGGGCCGTCCCCTCCATCCCCGAGACCGTGGCCTATGTAAAGAAGGTGATGGCGTCCTATACGGGAACGGCGCCCATCACCATGACGGCGCAGGAACTGCAGCGCGAAATAAAGAAAGAGTATAACCGCATCAAGCGGTTCGTTCAAGAGGACGGCACCATACTCTTTACCAATTCGTATCTCGCCACTTCGTATCAGAAAAAATAGGGCTATCCGATGACCACTGCGGCAGGGACGTTGCGGGAGGAAATACTACGGCTGAAAGCTGAACGCAAGGCGATCATCCTCTCTCATAATTATCAGCGCGACGAGGTGCAGGATATTGCCGATTACGTAGGTGATTCGCTCGAGCTTTCTCGTATTGCCGCGACACAGGAATGCGAGGTCATCGTCTTCTGCGGCGTCCACTTCATGGCCGAGAGCGCCTCGATCCTCTCTCCCGACAAGGTGGTCCTCCTGCCCGAGATCAGCGCCGGCTGCCCCATGGCGGAGATGGTGCAGGTCAGGTCTCCCCGGAGCGTCTGGAAGACCTTCCCCGGCTATGCTGTCCAGCCGGTCTTCGTCTTTCCCCATGACTTTACTCTGAGGGACATCAAAGCGCGTTACCCCGGCGTGCCGGTCGTCGCCTATGTCAACACAACGGCCGAGGTGAAGGCCGAGAGCGATATCTGCTGCACGTCGGCCAATGTCGTCAAAGTGGTCGAGTCGCTGCCCGATGAGCGGGTCATCTGTATCCCGGATCGCAATCTCTCGATGTGGGCGGCCAGGAACACCAGGAAAGAGATCATCGCTTGGGACGGGTTCTGCCATGTCCACGACAGGGTCACCAAAGAGGATGTCGAGCGGGCGAGAGCGGAGCATCCTGCCGCGCTCTTCATGGCGCATCCCGAGTGCAGGCTCGAGGTGCTCGAGCTCGCCGACCACGTAACGAGCACGTCGGGCATGCTGCGGTTCGCCCGCGAATCCGGTGCGAGGGAGCTCATCGTCGGCACCGAGCTGGGGCTGATGCACCGCCTCACGAAAGAGAACCCGGGCAAGATATTTCACCCGCTCAGAAGAGACATGATCTGCCCTAATATGAAGAAGACCACCCTCGGCAGCATCCTCGCCGCGCTCAAGGAGATGAAGCCGGTGATCAAGGTGCCGGAAGAGATCCGGATACCCGCAAAGCGCGCCCTCGACCGGATGCTGGCGATACGGTAAGGAGTCACACGTACAGCGGGGCGATCTGCAATGAAAAGTTGTTCCCAGCGATACCTTGAAGTATTAGCTAACCACGACTATAGCCTTACTGGAAAACCAGGTATATTCTTTAGCGATGAACTTGCAAAGCCCGTGATGGGATTCATCGCTTTGGAACGGCTTTTCATTGCAGATCGCCCTGCTGTGTTCTGGGAACAGGTACATGAATCCTCTTGAGCAGAAAATAGCCGATAGAATCCGTGCCGAGGGGCCGCTCAACTTCGAGACCTTCATGGAGATGGCGCTCTATTATCCCGGCCTCGGATATTACACGAGAGAGGCCGCGCGCATCGGCAGGGCAGGGGACTTCTACACCAGTCCCCATCTCCACTCGCTCTTCGGCGCCATGCTCGGCAGGCAGCTCGAAGAGATGTGGCAGCTCATGGGGAGGCCCGATACGTTGCATGCCGTGGAGATGGGCGCCGGAATGGGATACCTGGCGAAGGACCTGCTCGACTACCTAAAGCATAAGGAACTATATCCTTGTCTGGCCTATACGATCATCGAGCTGAATCCGTCGATGCGGCGCAACCAGGAGGAGCTGCTCCGTGAGCACACGGGGAAGGTGTCGTGGGCATCGGCGCTCCGTGACCTCTCTTCGATGAGGGGCTGTATTGTATCGAATGAGCTCCTCGACGCCTTTCCGGTGCGTCTTGTCGAGATGGATGACGAGCTTTCCGAGGTTTATGTTTCGGTATCGGAGGAAGGCCACTTTATCGAAGTGAAGAAGCCCTGCTCTCCGGAGATAGCGGACTACTTCGCTGGCTTCTCGATCGCGCTGCCCAAGGGGTTCAAGACCGAAGTGAACCTGCGCATCAGGGAGTGGCTGCAGGATATCTCCCGCTGCCTCGAAGAGGGTTTCGTGCTGACCATCGACTACGGCTATTCCGCGGGCGACTATTACAGCGAGGATCGGAGCCGCGGAACGCTCCTCTGCTACCATCAGCACCAGCTCAACGAGAATCCCTACCAGCACATCGGCGAACAGGACATGACCGCGCATGTCAATTTTTCCTCCCTCAAGAAGTGGGGAGAGCAATACGGGCTGAAGGCGGTCGGCCTCTGCTCGCAGGGACCCTATCTCGTGGCGCTCGGCATCGATGAGGTGATCACCGAGCGGTACGGCCCTGCCCCCGACCCCTTCGAGATGGCGAGAGTGAAGAAGCTGCTCTTCCCGCAGGGCATGGGGGAGTCCCACAAGGTGATGATACAGTATAAAGGGAAAGCCGACCCGCATCTCCG
Encoded proteins:
- the nadA gene encoding quinolinate synthase is translated as MTTAAGTLREEILRLKAERKAIILSHNYQRDEVQDIADYVGDSLELSRIAATQECEVIVFCGVHFMAESASILSPDKVVLLPEISAGCPMAEMVQVRSPRSVWKTFPGYAVQPVFVFPHDFTLRDIKARYPGVPVVAYVNTTAEVKAESDICCTSANVVKVVESLPDERVICIPDRNLSMWAARNTRKEIIAWDGFCHVHDRVTKEDVERARAEHPAALFMAHPECRLEVLELADHVTSTSGMLRFARESGARELIVGTELGLMHRLTKENPGKIFHPLRRDMICPNMKKTTLGSILAALKEMKPVIKVPEEIRIPAKRALDRMLAIR
- a CDS encoding transglycosylase SLT domain-containing protein; translated protein: MIETMKRWLILLAMLLATGEAKADIFTYQSPDGSVHFTNCPVDKSGRIVYKEQQTPKESPKKEAAPVRAKREPSPRSFDLHSLVEEKARQHDMDPQLIKAVIKAESNGNPNAVSPKGACGLMQLMPGTASLLGVADIFDPEENVDGGTRYLKYLLEKFGGNTVLALAAYNAGPKRVEKKWAVPSIPETVAYVKKVMASYTGTAPITMTAQELQREIKKEYNRIKRFVQEDGTILFTNSYLATSYQKK
- the nuoM gene encoding NADH-quinone oxidoreductase subunit M; translated protein: MILLWFVLLPLIGGVVAWRVERLDPAVSRWTALIVLAVLFGLALGMWLEQREYAQMGLLAPEGMWLVELERPWVPSLGIGFHLAMDGLSLLMVLLTLLLGIMAVAASWTEIRERAGFFHLQLLFMLAGINGVFLAMDLFLFYFFWELMLVPMFLIIDIWGHERRRYAAVKFFIITQVSGLLMLVSILGLYFVHAGATGAYTFDYPRLLGTPAGGVSGFWLMMGFLIAFAVKLPVIPFHTWLPDAHTEAPTAGSVILAGLLLKTGAYGMIRFIFPLFPDAASAVAPVAMALGVFGILYGAVLAFAQSDLKRLVAYTSVSHMGFVLLGLFAGNTLALQGAVMEMICHGIATGALFILVGALQERLHTREMGRMGGLWAAAPRMGAAALFFALALLGLPGLGNFIGEFLVLLGAYRVNYAVTAVAAVGLVTAAVYALWMLQRVFQGPNLHERKIPDLDFRETAVMSVMIVLLVWLGMYPQPVFDMTGGLFEDMRKGIAQEEQGMSYASAPGDAADERR
- a CDS encoding response regulator, producing the protein MPENRSARTAVLLAEDDGGIRFLLKTLLEQAGYAVIEAANGEEAVKAYIGNRDVIQLVLLDVMMPKKTSKEVCEEIGKINPDVKTILMSGYPKEVLQGRGLLEEGVAFLSKPVDPQELLKKMSELLS
- a CDS encoding SAM-dependent methyltransferase, with product MNPLEQKIADRIRAEGPLNFETFMEMALYYPGLGYYTREAARIGRAGDFYTSPHLHSLFGAMLGRQLEEMWQLMGRPDTLHAVEMGAGMGYLAKDLLDYLKHKELYPCLAYTIIELNPSMRRNQEELLREHTGKVSWASALRDLSSMRGCIVSNELLDAFPVRLVEMDDELSEVYVSVSEEGHFIEVKKPCSPEIADYFAGFSIALPKGFKTEVNLRIREWLQDISRCLEEGFVLTIDYGYSAGDYYSEDRSRGTLLCYHQHQLNENPYQHIGEQDMTAHVNFSSLKKWGEQYGLKAVGLCSQGPYLVALGIDEVITERYGPAPDPFEMARVKKLLFPQGMGESHKVMIQYKGKADPHLRGFSFRNQAGKL
- a CDS encoding NADH-quinone oxidoreductase subunit N produces the protein MSAADLTALLPLIVLAATPVVVMVVIAFHRSHRVTALITLAGMATAFGMLRQAAAAGPRRVTALLVIDAYALFYVGLILAAGIITALLAYEYFRRRDGAPDEFYILLLIATAGAAVLAASSHFASLFLGFEMLSVSLYAMIAYQRGRERSDEAGLKYLILAGTSSSFLLFGMALVYARTGTMEFTGIAGSAAAMQGEAVFISGLIMIIVGIGFKLALVPFHLWTPDVYEGAPAPVSAFIATVSKGAVFALLLRLFAVMDIHDSPVLTAIFALLAAASMLIGNILALFQHNVKRLLAYSSIAQLGYALVAAIAGGALSATAVSYYLAAYFITILGAFGIVSLLSGGEAEAEMIEEYQGLAWRRPWIAGSLTALLLSLAGIPLTAGFIGKFYVVAAGARSALWPLLIVLVISSAIGLFYYLRVIAALYARVPEERERAGIAPFLSFTGSAVLILLITALIVLGIHPSPLIALLETTVARLL